In Polaribacter sp. L3A8, a genomic segment contains:
- a CDS encoding alkaline phosphatase D family protein produces MKKIIIVLLVFTVLSCKTTSKSSENKAYFKQSSKEKTADFVLAFGSCNKPDQTNLLWDDIAGLNPDVWLWGGDIIYADTENMDKMEADYNLQKKQKGYANLLKETKVLGTWDDHDFGANDAGVEYPKKEKSQELLLNFLGVDKNSPRRKKEGVYHSEVIETAKGSVKIILLDTRYFRTSINKESVNGVQENRTILGEQQWAWLESELVNSAAKFNIILSSVQVIAEKHPYEKWANFPLERKKLLDVIVSSKANNVILLSGDRHISEFSKEEVSGLTYPLIDFTSSGMTHASKNFTKEYNPARVGSVVSKKSFGVLKINFDKKEVVMEMRGDNTLQQKIVQVYPL; encoded by the coding sequence ATGAAAAAAATTATCATAGTACTTCTTGTTTTTACAGTTTTGTCTTGTAAAACAACTTCTAAATCAAGTGAAAATAAAGCTTATTTTAAGCAGTCATCAAAAGAAAAAACAGCAGATTTTGTACTTGCTTTTGGCTCTTGTAATAAACCAGATCAAACGAATCTGTTATGGGATGATATTGCTGGGTTAAATCCAGATGTATGGTTGTGGGGAGGAGATATTATTTATGCAGACACAGAGAATATGGATAAAATGGAAGCAGATTATAATCTTCAAAAAAAGCAAAAAGGATATGCAAACCTTTTAAAAGAAACTAAAGTTTTGGGAACTTGGGATGATCATGATTTTGGAGCCAATGATGCTGGTGTAGAATATCCTAAAAAAGAAAAAAGTCAGGAACTATTGTTGAATTTTTTGGGAGTTGATAAAAATTCTCCAAGAAGAAAAAAAGAAGGGGTGTATCATTCTGAAGTTATAGAAACAGCTAAAGGATCTGTAAAAATTATTTTGTTAGATACTCGTTATTTTAGAACAAGTATAAACAAAGAAAGTGTAAATGGTGTTCAAGAGAATCGCACTATTTTAGGAGAACAACAATGGGCTTGGTTAGAAAGTGAGTTGGTTAATTCAGCTGCAAAATTTAATATCATTTTAAGTAGTGTACAGGTAATTGCAGAAAAACATCCTTATGAAAAGTGGGCAAACTTTCCGTTAGAACGTAAAAAACTACTTGATGTAATTGTATCTTCAAAAGCTAATAATGTTATTTTATTGTCTGGAGATCGTCATATATCGGAGTTTTCTAAAGAAGAAGTAAGCGGCTTAACCTATCCTTTAATTGATTTTACATCGAGTGGGATGACACACGCAAGTAAAAACTTTACTAAAGAATACAATCCTGCAAGAGTAGGTAGCGTTGTTTCCAAAAAAAGTTTTGGGGTATTAAAAATTAATTTTGATAAAAAAGAGGTTGTAATGGAAATGCGTGGAGATAACACGTTACAACAAAAAATAGTACAAGTTTATCCTTTATAA
- a CDS encoding endonuclease/exonuclease/phosphatase family protein — MKNSIYSIVFLILTGCVGSKNLIENDSFFSKENYIAKHHGEVRPVEYQFPKKDSFKVLSWNVEHFVDSFDDPYIDSKRENKPDSLMSNKVAYLVASLKDIDADVVVLQEFESAKFLRSIASNRLEDMGYIYFADVPSHGWYMNVVVMSKFPLGVIYGYGNVTTPVLEYKNDKGAPETQNTLNTRMWSVEVYPNGGYNFLLTGVHLKAGRGERNIAMRKGQINFLKQQFKRFLKEDKNKNILVVGDFNSVQGSEEINLFLNEKRKREKFIDPLPETVMTHTSDDPKRRLDYMLINTNMYKEYKENSAEVPQLFMPQKMREISDHLPVITTFIIK; from the coding sequence ATGAAAAATAGTATTTATAGTATCGTCTTTTTAATTTTAACAGGATGTGTTGGGTCTAAAAACTTAATAGAAAATGATTCTTTTTTCTCTAAAGAAAACTACATAGCCAAGCACCATGGAGAGGTAAGACCTGTTGAATATCAATTTCCTAAAAAAGATAGTTTTAAAGTGCTTTCTTGGAACGTAGAACATTTTGTAGATTCTTTTGATGATCCTTATATAGATTCAAAAAGAGAAAATAAACCAGATTCTTTAATGTCAAATAAGGTTGCTTATTTAGTTGCCTCTTTAAAGGATATAGATGCAGATGTTGTTGTTTTACAAGAATTTGAAAGTGCAAAATTTTTAAGAAGTATTGCTAGTAATCGTTTAGAAGATATGGGGTACATATATTTTGCAGATGTACCGAGTCATGGTTGGTATATGAATGTAGTTGTAATGAGTAAATTTCCATTAGGTGTTATTTATGGTTATGGAAATGTAACCACTCCTGTGTTAGAATATAAAAACGATAAAGGAGCTCCAGAGACACAAAATACGTTAAATACTAGAATGTGGTCTGTTGAGGTGTATCCTAATGGAGGTTATAATTTTTTACTTACAGGTGTCCATTTAAAAGCAGGTAGAGGAGAAAGAAACATCGCGATGAGAAAAGGGCAGATTAATTTTTTAAAACAACAATTTAAACGTTTTTTAAAAGAAGACAAAAACAAAAATATTTTAGTGGTTGGAGATTTTAATAGTGTACAAGGAAGCGAGGAGATTAATTTATTTTTAAATGAAAAAAGAAAGAGAGAAAAATTTATAGATCCATTGCCAGAAACGGTAATGACACATACTTCTGATGATCCTAAACGTAGGTTAGATTATATGTTGATAAATACCAATATGTACAAAGAATATAAAGAGAATTCTGCGGAAGTACCTCAACTTTTTATGCCACAAAAAATGAGGGAAATTAGTGATCACTTACCAGTAATAACAACATTTATAATTAAATAA
- a CDS encoding TonB-dependent receptor produces the protein MKLSVVKIRITICLMMAFGLFFLNAHESFGQATNASIRGIIKDSSGEPLMGATIIVKNISTGFSSGTITNESGGYKIQQLPLGGPYNVTAKYLGFQDVVKKGFTLNLSDVITIDFLLQESATSLDEIVVSSNSIVKRIQQTGASTKIGAGQIKNLPSEGRNFTRLTSLSPLQGAGSLNLGGQRRTSTNVTIDGVNFRNTLTAGEIGRGPYTISQEAIREFEVSTNDYDVTQGRQGGGSITSVTKSGTNEFEGSAFFYHRADNLQSQYTIQGQKRDADFYNSQSGLSIGGPLIKDKLHFFLVYERQDAGDPQFIANIQNDDDANRLGVSESSLNRFLQIGRDKYGLSNSKQVGQFDRVTEANNLFLRLDWQINDKHRLTFRNLYNKWDNPFSVSDNSNVEVAESYSDFVSHENSMFLSLRSNFSSRVTNEFKVQYQRAERIFSPNSELPSQNIPRAIVQVASVLPNGNTSSKSIQLGGQRFTPETNLENQIQLSNTTYINVGKFNFTLGTDNLITSLETQLSNEQNGRFFFDSLDDFDNLNPSRYAREVPLQGSTLVKQTVLDLSFFGQVEFDINPNLNFAGGIRYDATAFVDAAEFNPLVYQELGIRTDEKPEDFDNIQPRFQLTWNIKGNDTDILKIGGGVFTSQPHYYAQVNNIQNSGTLLGAIDVTGADVPTPDFIGYRNDPSTVPGVPAGVTPFSTINAVSPDFEVPTIYKANINYTHFFGDRYSLGVNAVFSHTKNNYVYQETNLVAEPYFVTPQGREVFVPANTIAENGRADWTKSRVSDLVGRTLVLNSDGILDNLALVVEGSAKIGEDGYVNASFTVNQSKDNSSYNCCVANTSTFLPVSGDPRDLNYGYSDNHFDTKIVVNGASPTWKGFTLGATIVGTGGTRYSLKSGGGRSANGDFNLSNEIAYVFDPSDANTPQYIKDSYNEVLNDPETSEGFKEYLKESFGGFAERNGGKNPFSATVDLRLQKKFNLSNDKHSLELSADVFNFMNLLNKEWGRSHNFGNRDFMNINGFDQATSSYEYNVQTGAGTELINGTPWRLQVGVRYSFN, from the coding sequence ATGAAATTATCAGTAGTAAAAATTCGTATAACCATTTGTTTAATGATGGCTTTTGGTTTATTTTTTTTAAATGCTCATGAGTCTTTTGGGCAAGCAACCAATGCTTCTATAAGAGGTATTATAAAAGATAGTAGCGGAGAGCCACTAATGGGGGCTACTATTATTGTTAAAAATATTTCAACAGGGTTTAGCTCAGGTACTATAACAAATGAATCTGGAGGTTATAAAATTCAGCAATTACCTTTAGGTGGACCTTATAATGTAACAGCCAAATACCTTGGGTTTCAAGATGTGGTTAAAAAAGGCTTTACTTTAAACTTAAGTGATGTAATTACAATAGATTTTTTGTTACAAGAATCTGCTACTTCTTTAGATGAAATTGTTGTTTCTTCTAATAGTATTGTAAAAAGAATTCAGCAAACAGGTGCTTCTACAAAAATAGGTGCTGGACAAATTAAAAATTTACCATCAGAAGGAAGAAATTTTACCAGACTTACAAGTTTATCGCCCTTACAAGGAGCCGGAAGTCTTAATTTAGGAGGACAAAGAAGAACTTCTACAAATGTAACTATTGATGGTGTTAATTTTAGAAATACACTTACAGCAGGTGAAATTGGTAGAGGACCTTACACAATTTCTCAAGAAGCGATTAGGGAATTTGAGGTTTCTACAAATGATTATGATGTAACACAAGGGCGCCAAGGAGGAGGATCTATTACTTCGGTAACAAAATCTGGAACCAATGAATTTGAGGGAAGTGCTTTTTTTTATCATAGAGCAGACAATCTTCAGAGTCAATACACCATACAAGGACAAAAAAGAGATGCCGATTTTTATAACTCTCAATCTGGGTTAAGTATTGGAGGACCTTTAATTAAAGATAAATTACATTTTTTCTTAGTGTACGAAAGACAAGATGCGGGAGATCCTCAATTTATTGCAAATATTCAAAATGATGATGATGCGAATCGTTTGGGAGTTTCAGAAAGTAGTTTAAACCGTTTTTTACAAATTGGTAGAGACAAGTATGGTTTAAGTAACTCAAAGCAAGTAGGTCAATTTGATAGAGTTACCGAGGCAAATAATTTATTTTTAAGATTAGATTGGCAAATTAATGATAAACATAGGTTAACATTTAGAAACCTTTATAATAAATGGGATAACCCTTTTAGTGTTAGTGATAATTCTAATGTAGAAGTAGCAGAGTCTTATTCAGATTTTGTGTCTCATGAAAATAGTATGTTTCTTTCTTTACGTTCTAATTTTTCATCTCGTGTTACCAATGAATTTAAAGTACAGTATCAACGTGCAGAACGTATTTTTAGTCCAAATTCAGAATTGCCATCACAAAATATTCCAAGAGCCATTGTACAAGTAGCTTCTGTGTTGCCTAATGGTAATACTAGCAGTAAAAGCATACAATTAGGTGGACAACGATTTACGCCAGAAACCAATTTAGAAAATCAAATTCAGCTATCTAATACAACTTATATTAATGTAGGGAAGTTTAACTTTACTTTAGGTACAGATAATTTAATAACCTCTTTAGAAACACAGTTGTCTAATGAGCAAAATGGTCGTTTTTTCTTTGATTCTTTAGATGATTTTGATAATTTAAATCCTTCTAGATACGCTCGTGAAGTACCTTTACAAGGGTCTACTTTAGTAAAACAAACTGTTTTAGATTTGTCTTTCTTTGGTCAGGTAGAATTTGATATAAATCCGAATTTAAACTTTGCGGGTGGTATACGTTATGATGCAACAGCATTTGTAGATGCAGCAGAATTTAACCCTTTGGTATATCAAGAATTAGGAATTCGTACAGATGAAAAACCAGAAGATTTTGATAACATTCAACCTAGATTTCAATTAACGTGGAATATCAAAGGAAATGATACCGATATTTTAAAAATTGGTGGAGGTGTATTTACATCGCAACCACATTATTATGCACAAGTAAATAACATTCAGAATAGTGGAACTTTATTAGGTGCTATTGATGTTACAGGAGCAGATGTACCTACTCCAGATTTTATTGGCTACAGAAATGATCCAAGTACTGTACCAGGTGTACCAGCGGGAGTTACTCCGTTTTCAACAATAAATGCTGTGAGTCCAGATTTTGAAGTACCTACCATCTATAAAGCAAATATAAATTATACACACTTTTTTGGAGATAGATATAGCTTAGGAGTTAATGCTGTTTTTAGTCACACTAAAAATAATTACGTGTATCAAGAAACCAATTTAGTGGCAGAACCTTATTTTGTAACGCCACAAGGTAGAGAGGTTTTTGTGCCAGCAAATACTATTGCAGAGAATGGTCGTGCAGATTGGACAAAATCTAGAGTTTCTGATTTAGTAGGTAGAACGTTGGTTTTAAATTCTGATGGCATTTTAGATAACCTTGCGTTAGTTGTAGAGGGGTCTGCTAAAATAGGAGAAGATGGTTATGTAAACGCAAGTTTTACTGTAAATCAATCAAAAGACAACTCATCATACAACTGTTGTGTAGCAAATACATCTACATTTCTTCCTGTTTCTGGAGATCCAAGAGATTTAAATTATGGGTATTCAGACAATCATTTTGATACTAAAATTGTCGTAAATGGAGCAAGCCCTACTTGGAAAGGGTTTACGTTAGGAGCAACAATTGTAGGTACAGGAGGTACAAGGTATTCTTTAAAATCTGGTGGAGGAAGAAGTGCAAACGGAGATTTTAATTTAAGTAATGAAATTGCATATGTTTTTGATCCAAGTGATGCAAATACACCACAATACATTAAAGATAGTTATAATGAAGTTTTAAATGATCCAGAAACATCAGAAGGATTTAAAGAGTATTTAAAAGAAAGTTTTGGTGGTTTTGCAGAAAGAAATGGAGGGAAAAATCCTTTTAGTGCAACCGTAGACCTTCGTCTTCAGAAAAAGTTTAATCTATCTAATGATAAACATTCTTTAGAGCTTTCTGCCGATGTTTTTAATTTTATGAATTTATTAAATAAAGAATGGGGACGTAGTCATAATTTTGGAAATAGAGATTTTATGAATATTAATGGTTTCGATCAGGCAACAAGCAGTTATGAGTATAATGTACAAACGGGTGCTGGTACAGAGCTTATTAATGGTACTCCTTGGAGGTTGCAAGTTGGGGTGAGATATTCATTTAATTAA